In a genomic window of Candidatus Paceibacterota bacterium:
- a CDS encoding prepilin-type N-terminal cleavage/methylation domain-containing protein, producing the protein MINNKDLKIRGMTLAEVMVAVAIFAIIMMAVGTFSANIFSYNSSISSSFSAAQNSQTILRTMLKELREIAPGANGAYPLVRTGSTTLSFFSDVNNDTKTEQITYSLIGTTLYRAVINPTGSPPTYPIANQSTTTLITNVMNGNALPSFQYYDTNYTGTSSPLVQPVSAYAVRLIKINQQIDVDPIHSPLPILYSVQASLRNLKTNL; encoded by the coding sequence ATGATAAATAACAAAGATTTAAAAATAAGGGGTATGACTTTGGCCGAGGTCATGGTTGCTGTGGCTATCTTTGCAATAATAATGATGGCGGTTGGAACTTTTTCTGCAAATATTTTTTCTTATAATAGTTCAATCTCAAGTTCATTTTCAGCTGCACAAAATTCTCAGACTATTTTAAGGACAATGTTGAAAGAATTGAGGGAAATAGCTCCTGGTGCAAACGGAGCTTATCCTTTGGTGAGGACTGGTAGTACGACACTGTCTTTCTTTTCTGATGTAAACAACGATACTAAGACGGAGCAGATAACTTATTCTCTTATCGGAACCACTTTGTATCGCGCAGTGATCAATCCAACTGGTTCACCTCCTACATATCCGATAGCTAATCAATCAACGACAACTTTGATTACCAATGTTATGAATGGTAATGCACTTCCATCATTTCAGTATTATGATACCAACTATACAGGTACCAGCTCTCCGTTGGTGCAACCAGTTTCGGCTTATGCTGTCAGGTTGATCAAGATAAACCAACAAATTGATGTTGATCCGATTCATTCTCCTTTACCAATATTGTATAGTGTACAAGCAAGTCTTCGTAACCTAAAGACAAACCTATGA
- a CDS encoding HIT domain-containing protein has translation MDNNCIFCKIVNKEIPANIVYEDKNFLAFLDIHPKSPGHTLVIPKKHYRWVWDVPNLTEYFNATGKVALAIRKAFGQEMILSKIVGEEIHHAHIWLYPSDATKGDKNDFTENAMKISKSLL, from the coding sequence ATGGATAATAACTGTATCTTTTGTAAAATTGTAAACAAAGAAATTCCTGCCAATATTGTCTATGAGGATAAAAACTTTTTGGCTTTTCTTGATATACATCCAAAATCACCTGGTCACACCCTAGTTATTCCAAAGAAACACTATAGATGGGTTTGGGACGTTCCAAATCTTACAGAATATTTCAACGCAACAGGAAAAGTAGCCTTAGCTATTCGCAAAGCCTTTGGCCAAGAAATGATCCTTTCCAAGATTGTCGGTGAAGAGATACACCATGCACATATCTGGTTGTACCCATCAGATGCTACAAAAGGCGATAAAAACGATTTTACAGAAAATGCTATGAAAATTTCAAAATCTTTACTTTAA
- a CDS encoding Fe-Mn family superoxide dismutase: MKQFTLKTFTIPALKGISAKNIEEHLKLYAGYVKNTNLILTKIEELKKDTDSSTPSGQGNAYIVGEINRRFGFEYNGMRNHEIYFSSLEGATPLSDKSSLKKTISETWGSFDAWLAEFKLIGLTRGIGWAILYYDNKDGRLLNAWIDEQHLGQLQGCSPILAMDMWEHSYVADYQPSGKKNYIEDFFANLNWEVIEGNFKKAVR; the protein is encoded by the coding sequence ATGAAACAATTCACCCTAAAAACATTCACCATTCCGGCTCTAAAAGGAATTTCTGCAAAAAATATTGAGGAGCATTTGAAGCTATACGCTGGCTATGTCAAAAACACCAATCTGATCCTTACGAAGATTGAGGAACTAAAAAAAGATACTGACTCATCAACCCCCTCAGGACAAGGTAATGCATATATCGTCGGAGAGATAAACAGACGTTTCGGTTTTGAATACAATGGTATGCGCAATCATGAAATATATTTTTCTTCATTAGAAGGCGCAACCCCTCTTAGCGATAAAAGTTCCCTCAAAAAAACGATTTCTGAGACTTGGGGATCCTTTGATGCTTGGCTGGCAGAATTCAAACTTATTGGACTTACTCGTGGCATTGGTTGGGCTATTCTATATTATGATAATAAAGATGGTCGTCTCCTCAATGCTTGGATTGACGAACAACATTTGGGACAACTTCAAGGTTGCTCCCCTATTCTCGCTATGGATATGTGGGAACATTCCTATGTAGCCGATTACCAGCCTTCTGGAAAGAAAAACTATATTGAAGACTTTTTTGCAAATTTAAATTGGGAGGTTATTGAAGGAAATTTCAAAAAAGCGGTTAGGTAA
- the rnhA gene encoding ribonuclease HI encodes MENIIFTDGSSRGNPGPGGWGAVVVSRLDSDKSEVLELGGGEKFTTNNKMELMATIEGLSHTSDGSACTVNTDSSYVINGITKWIKGWKKNGWKTKTKEDVSNKDLWMKLSLQVESKTVSWKYVGGHIGIVGNERCDEIATAFADGQEIRLYKGPLSKYALQNILDVSHNEEKKDDKKSSSSHSKTKAYSYVSSVGGVIETHRSWSECEKRVKGARGARYKKAISVEDENKIIEEYEAYLI; translated from the coding sequence ATGGAAAATATAATTTTTACAGATGGATCTTCGCGAGGTAATCCTGGTCCCGGTGGTTGGGGTGCTGTTGTGGTATCAAGACTTGATTCTGATAAATCAGAAGTTTTAGAGCTTGGTGGTGGTGAAAAATTTACAACAAATAATAAGATGGAGTTGATGGCGACAATAGAGGGGCTTTCTCATACATCAGATGGTTCAGCTTGTACTGTCAATACGGATTCTTCTTATGTAATAAATGGCATTACAAAATGGATAAAAGGTTGGAAAAAAAATGGCTGGAAGACAAAGACAAAAGAGGATGTTTCAAATAAAGATTTGTGGATGAAACTTTCTCTACAAGTAGAAAGTAAAACTGTTAGTTGGAAATATGTCGGTGGTCATATCGGTATTGTCGGCAACGAGAGATGTGATGAGATAGCTACTGCCTTTGCAGATGGTCAAGAAATCAGGTTATACAAAGGTCCTCTTTCTAAATATGCTTTACAAAATATTTTGGATGTTTCACATAATGAAGAGAAGAAAGACGATAAGAAATCTTCATCATCTCATTCCAAAACCAAAGCATATTCATATGTAAGTTCTGTTGGTGGTGTCATAGAGACTCATCGTTCATGGTCTGAATGTGAAAAAAGAGTAAAGGGTGCAAGAGGTGCAAGATATAAAAAAGCTATTAGTGTAGAAGATGAAAATAAAATAATAGAAGAATATGAGGCGTATTTGATTTGA
- a CDS encoding phosphoglycerate kinase, which produces MKTIKDIQLLKGVKVLVRADFNVPVKNDVVVDDYRIQATLPTINFLREKGAKVILISHLEASDGSNGSLSPVAKQLKKLGQEVVFIENWKNANNIIENEMKDGGCVLLENLRYFDGEKANDTKFSKELASLADIYVNDAFSVSHRAHASVVGVTKYLSSYAGLQLEKEIGNLSKVFNPAHPFLFILGGAKFETKLPLLEKFMDIADFVFVGGALATDIFKEKGYEIGKSLVSKGDFDLLRFANNPKLLLPLDLSNQNREIKPVNGLNKEDQSMDSGPETLELLKQKVSGAKFILWNGPLGVYEKGFKDNTLKLAKMIAEATSNGTETIVGGGDTLAAIAENGDQGKFTFVSTGGGAMLEFLAKGTLPGIEVLNNS; this is translated from the coding sequence ATGAAAACAATTAAAGATATTCAATTATTGAAAGGGGTTAAAGTTTTGGTGCGTGCAGATTTCAATGTGCCTGTTAAAAATGATGTTGTAGTTGATGATTATCGCATTCAAGCGACTTTACCAACTATAAATTTTTTGAGAGAAAAAGGGGCAAAAGTTATTTTGATTAGTCATTTAGAAGCAAGTGATGGTTCTAATGGCTCACTTAGTCCTGTTGCAAAACAATTAAAGAAATTGGGTCAAGAAGTTGTTTTTATTGAAAATTGGAAAAATGCCAATAACATTATTGAAAATGAGATGAAAGATGGTGGTTGCGTCTTATTGGAAAACCTTCGTTATTTTGATGGTGAAAAAGCAAATGATACGAAGTTTTCCAAAGAATTGGCTTCTTTGGCTGATATTTATGTAAACGATGCCTTCTCTGTTTCTCATAGAGCGCATGCTTCAGTCGTTGGAGTTACGAAATATTTATCAAGCTATGCTGGTTTGCAGTTGGAAAAGGAAATAGGCAATCTTTCCAAAGTTTTTAATCCTGCTCATCCATTTCTATTCATTCTTGGTGGTGCAAAATTTGAAACCAAGTTGCCGTTGCTAGAAAAATTTATGGACATTGCAGATTTTGTCTTTGTAGGAGGTGCCTTGGCTACGGATATATTCAAGGAGAAGGGTTATGAGATTGGAAAATCTTTGGTATCAAAGGGTGATTTTGATTTACTTCGTTTTGCAAATAATCCAAAATTATTATTACCCTTGGATCTATCAAATCAAAATCGTGAAATTAAGCCTGTAAATGGTTTGAATAAGGAAGATCAATCTATGGATTCTGGTCCTGAAACATTAGAATTATTGAAACAGAAAGTTTCAGGAGCGAAGTTTATCCTTTGGAACGGTCCTTTGGGGGTATATGAAAAGGGTTTTAAAGATAATACTTTGAAATTGGCAAAGATGATTGCCGAAGCTACTTCCAATGGTACAGAGACCATAGTCGGTGGGGGAGATACTTTGGCAGCTATTGCAGAAAACGGTGATCAAGGCAAATTCACCTTTGTTTCTACTGGAGGTGGAGCAATGTTGGAATTTCTAGCAAAAGGAACCTTACCCGGAATTGAGGTGTTAAATAACAGTTAG
- a CDS encoding DUF3800 domain-containing protein produces the protein MVYIFLDESGQFTKRDNKNYFVIASVSIEEPKITAKRFRAWCRSHFPVKMRDLNEIKWSNTGISDDLRLKMLRELSRLDIHIRFVYVFNKNIPKDYIHKNKLRSGLLYTNIVGELLASYLPTDDKEFRIFCDRRRLGGMSESEFKESLRAYLLLSLSKDVVLQIEMVDSISMANVQIADWVVGALARYLEGGYFGEEFFKILQRNIIDEGRELFKE, from the coding sequence ATGGTTTATATTTTTCTGGATGAAAGTGGTCAATTTACAAAACGTGATAATAAAAATTATTTTGTAATAGCATCTGTTTCAATTGAAGAACCAAAAATTACAGCAAAAAGATTTCGTGCATGGTGCAGAAGTCATTTTCCTGTAAAGATGCGTGATTTGAATGAAATAAAATGGTCAAATACGGGAATCTCTGATGATTTACGTTTAAAAATGTTGAGGGAACTCTCTAGACTCGATATACATATACGATTTGTTTATGTGTTTAATAAGAATATTCCTAAAGATTATATCCATAAGAATAAATTACGAAGTGGTCTCTTGTATACAAATATTGTTGGTGAATTACTTGCCTCATATTTACCAACAGATGATAAGGAATTTAGGATATTTTGTGATCGAAGAAGATTAGGTGGAATGTCAGAGTCTGAATTTAAAGAATCTCTCAGAGCTTATCTCTTATTGAGTCTTTCTAAAGATGTGGTTTTACAAATTGAAATGGTCGATTCTATTTCTATGGCTAATGTCCAAATTGCTGATTGGGTTGTCGGCGCATTGGCTAGATATTTAGAAGGTGGATATTTTGGGGAAGAATTTTTTAAGATTTTACAAAGGAATATTATTGATGAGGGCAGGGAACTTTTTAAAGAATAA
- the tpiA gene encoding triose-phosphate isomerase: MNKKLIIGNWKMNPVTIDEAKQIAKKVQHLSPELKKTETVICPPFVFIQVCSPKDRISNFHMGAQSVSKDEEGPHTGEVGAKILVNMGVEYVIVGHSEERERGDTNEIVSKKIKIILDAGMKPVVCVGEKARDTENGSHFEFLKQQIKETFADVPKKYAKDIVLAYEPVWAIGVSEPMSSDQIYEMTIFIRKVLSDIFDASLAMKAVVLYGGSVNFRNAFDIITTGKVDGLLVGRESVNITGFSELLKVVDTIS, encoded by the coding sequence ATGAACAAAAAACTCATTATCGGTAATTGGAAGATGAATCCTGTAACAATTGATGAGGCAAAACAGATTGCGAAAAAGGTACAACATTTGAGCCCAGAATTAAAAAAGACGGAGACCGTGATTTGTCCGCCATTTGTTTTTATTCAGGTATGTTCACCGAAAGACAGGATAAGTAATTTTCATATGGGAGCCCAGTCAGTTTCTAAAGATGAAGAAGGTCCTCATACTGGGGAAGTTGGTGCAAAAATCTTGGTAAATATGGGAGTTGAGTATGTCATAGTTGGTCATTCGGAAGAACGTGAGCGTGGTGATACAAATGAGATTGTATCAAAGAAAATAAAGATTATTCTTGATGCAGGGATGAAGCCGGTGGTTTGTGTTGGTGAAAAAGCAAGAGATACGGAAAACGGCTCTCATTTTGAGTTTTTGAAACAACAGATCAAAGAAACTTTCGCTGATGTTCCAAAGAAATATGCAAAAGATATAGTCTTGGCTTATGAACCTGTATGGGCTATTGGCGTAAGTGAGCCTATGAGTTCGGATCAAATATACGAGATGACTATTTTTATTAGAAAAGTTCTTTCTGATATTTTTGATGCTAGTTTAGCTATGAAAGCCGTGGTTCTCTATGGAGGATCGGTAAATTTTAGAAATGCTTTTGATATTATTACAACTGGTAAAGTTGACGGTCTTTTGGTTGGAAGAGAAAGTGTCAATATTACAGGTTTCAGTGAACTTTTGAAGGTGGTTGATACAATTTCTTAA
- the recJ gene encoding single-stranded-DNA-specific exonuclease RecJ produces the protein MSYNIRRQLNDKERAVLNSVPDITAHLLFHRGILDNKIAEKFLAPDYEKDIHDPFLLKDAEKSADRIVQAINNNERIAIYADYDADGIPGSVIFNDLFKRIGFSNFSIYIPHRHDEGFGLNVEAVEQLAGEGVKLLITVDCGVTDVMPVTRAKKLGMDVIITDHHEPPTPLPPAFAIVDHKQKDCPYPDKNLCGSGVAYKLIQAILKKNRFGLKEGHEKWLLDMVGIATLSDMVSLTGENRIFAHFGLAVLRKSPRKGLMQLLRKLNINQRFLTEDDIAFMITPRINAASRMGKPMDAFKLLSADTDEDAHFFADHLDKINNERKGVVASLVKEVKKILHERYQDSLPDVIVLGNPLWRPSLLGLVANSCAEEFDRPAFFWGRDGDDIIKGSCRSEGQTNVVELMRATPIETFLQFGGHHHSGGFAVSNDDVHFLEQRLNKAVGDMKKALNKNIKKTGDFDLEVDSIENKSDSVIDMELSLEMIDSRLYNEINKLAPFGIGNPKPVFLFRDVVPVEVKIFGKGKEHVELSFKKKSGEKVSAISFFGAKESWASKVIANKTIDLVASLEKSMYRGRSELRLRIIDVIVK, from the coding sequence GTGTCATACAATATCCGTAGGCAATTAAATGATAAGGAGCGAGCTGTATTGAATAGTGTGCCAGATATTACTGCGCACCTTCTCTTTCATCGTGGTATTTTGGACAATAAAATCGCAGAAAAGTTTCTGGCTCCAGATTATGAGAAAGATATTCATGACCCTTTTCTTCTCAAAGACGCCGAAAAATCAGCCGATCGTATCGTTCAAGCAATAAATAATAATGAACGTATCGCTATATATGCCGATTATGATGCTGACGGTATCCCTGGATCTGTCATTTTCAATGATTTGTTCAAAAGAATTGGTTTCAGTAATTTTTCTATATATATTCCACATCGTCATGATGAAGGTTTTGGTTTGAATGTAGAAGCTGTTGAACAATTGGCTGGGGAAGGGGTGAAGCTACTCATAACTGTAGATTGTGGTGTTACTGATGTTATGCCAGTCACTCGTGCGAAAAAATTGGGTATGGATGTGATTATTACAGATCATCATGAACCACCAACTCCTTTACCGCCAGCTTTTGCTATTGTTGATCATAAACAAAAAGATTGTCCTTATCCTGATAAAAATCTATGCGGTTCTGGTGTTGCTTATAAACTCATTCAAGCAATTCTAAAAAAGAATCGTTTTGGTTTGAAAGAAGGGCACGAGAAATGGTTATTGGATATGGTCGGTATTGCTACACTTTCAGATATGGTCAGTCTAACTGGAGAAAATCGCATCTTTGCGCATTTTGGTTTGGCAGTTTTGCGTAAGAGTCCTAGGAAAGGCTTGATGCAACTTTTGCGTAAATTGAATATAAATCAAAGATTTCTAACTGAAGATGATATTGCTTTTATGATCACCCCTAGGATCAATGCGGCTTCACGCATGGGGAAACCTATGGACGCTTTCAAGCTTCTTTCTGCAGACACTGATGAAGATGCTCATTTTTTTGCAGATCATTTGGATAAGATAAATAATGAAAGAAAAGGGGTCGTCGCTTCTCTAGTCAAAGAGGTTAAGAAAATTTTACATGAAAGATATCAAGATTCTTTGCCAGACGTAATAGTTTTGGGTAATCCTCTGTGGCGACCATCGCTCCTTGGTTTGGTTGCAAACTCTTGTGCAGAGGAATTTGATAGACCAGCTTTCTTTTGGGGGAGAGATGGGGACGATATCATAAAGGGCTCTTGTCGTTCTGAAGGGCAAACCAATGTAGTAGAACTTATGCGAGCTACTCCAATAGAAACATTTTTACAATTTGGTGGGCATCACCATTCTGGCGGTTTCGCTGTTTCCAATGATGACGTACACTTTTTGGAGCAAAGGTTAAACAAAGCGGTTGGTGATATGAAGAAAGCTCTAAATAAAAATATCAAAAAAACTGGCGATTTTGATTTGGAGGTTGATAGTATTGAAAATAAATCTGACTCAGTTATAGATATGGAACTTTCTTTAGAAATGATTGATTCTAGATTGTATAATGAGATAAATAAGTTAGCTCCGTTTGGTATCGGTAATCCAAAACCAGTTTTTCTTTTTAGAGATGTTGTTCCTGTTGAGGTTAAAATTTTTGGAAAGGGTAAAGAACATGTTGAGCTTTCATTCAAGAAAAAGAGTGGAGAAAAAGTCTCAGCCATATCATTTTTTGGGGCGAAAGAAAGTTGGGCAAGTAAAGTTATAGCTAATAAAACGATTGATCTCGTAGCTTCTTTGGAAAAATCTATGTACAGAGGAAGGAGTGAATTGAGGTTGAGGATAATAGATGTCATTGTCAAATAA
- a CDS encoding site-2 protease family protein, with product MLTILSIIILIFSIIIHEISHGFMADRLGDPTPRLQGRLTLNPLKHIDPVGSILFPLITSLSGFTFGWAKPVEYNPYNLKNKRQGEFLIAIAGPISNLLLALVFGTIIRFAISGATFSAPFIEICSYIVIINLVLAIFNLIPLPPLDGSKLLFAWLPNQYGQIRMMMETYAPIFVLIVVFFLWRFVSPIIPWAFKLITGVGL from the coding sequence ATGTTAACAATTCTCTCCATAATCATTTTAATCTTCTCAATCATTATCCACGAGATCTCTCACGGTTTTATGGCTGATAGGTTGGGTGATCCTACCCCTAGATTGCAGGGAAGATTGACTTTGAATCCTTTGAAACATATAGATCCTGTTGGTTCTATTCTTTTTCCACTCATCACATCTCTGTCGGGTTTCACTTTCGGCTGGGCAAAACCTGTAGAGTACAACCCTTATAATTTAAAGAATAAGAGACAAGGGGAATTCCTCATTGCTATTGCTGGCCCTATTTCCAATCTCTTATTAGCTCTTGTATTCGGTACGATCATTCGTTTTGCAATCAGTGGAGCAACTTTTAGCGCTCCTTTTATAGAGATTTGTTCATATATAGTCATTATCAACTTGGTTTTAGCAATATTCAATCTTATTCCTTTACCACCATTAGATGGTTCAAAGTTATTGTTCGCTTGGTTACCAAATCAATATGGACAAATAAGGATGATGATGGAGACCTATGCCCCTATTTTTGTCCTCATTGTCGTTTTCTTTCTCTGGAGATTTGTTTCTCCGATAATCCCTTGGGCTTTTAAGCTGATTACTGGTGTGGGACTTTGA
- a CDS encoding bL28 family ribosomal protein — MSKVCAITKRGSVMGGRYSNATRATQFNPCGKIRKYPNLQKKRIYVPELKKSFVLNISTRALRTIEKNGAFVTLKKAGVI, encoded by the coding sequence ATGTCCAAAGTCTGTGCAATAACTAAAAGAGGTTCAGTAATGGGAGGTCGTTATTCCAACGCCACTCGTGCTACCCAATTCAACCCTTGTGGAAAAATCCGCAAATATCCAAATCTTCAAAAGAAGCGTATTTATGTTCCTGAACTAAAGAAATCCTTTGTTTTGAATATCTCTACACGTGCACTTCGTACTATTGAAAAGAACGGTGCTTTCGTTACATTGAAAAAGGCAGGTGTTATATAA
- a CDS encoding ComEC/Rec2 family competence protein encodes MKRGVFIFWSIFIATAIFRIWQSFGIEPPDIGDCVKQNVQGVGIIENEPERKENGQVFVVSVLDLSVVSTSKYCNTEFLIRLKTKLYPRFSFGDKVSFKGKLLQPTNFDSGSGRIFDYKNYLAKDDIYFEMKSAVVSLTKIVQQNNSSWFGIQSFFSKLSSQLFSLKRNFVNNLKKTLGEPHSALASGLVVGEKSALGNDLLDDFRKVGLIHIVVLSGYNITIVADAMRRLLSFLPRVWGISVGGIGIALFGILVGGGATVVRSCLMASIALFADIIRRDYSVIHALMFAGLLMLVQNPMILLHDPSFQLSFLATLGLIILAGPIEKRLTFITERFGIRGIVASTIATQIFVSPYILYMMGQISIIGMLVNILVLPFIPVTMLFVFITGIVGMFWLPLAQVFGWASHLLLSYELFMVNNFARFPFASLQVEAFSFWWVVGFYVVFAGVYLRRKIFTRFKLFRSRSDSNTLLLLFKEFQKLPKNVLIDNPDDKILTNFNTVVVSQLLNTKFKSIHFSRRTFKHLAEKDMEGKNLLEMMVIIFKNPDIILKGKNNRLLITKFFPDNEGEPHVIVFESVNDEIIIITSFVTDKKYLKNFEILWRTGTSFS; translated from the coding sequence ATGAAGAGAGGTGTTTTTATTTTTTGGAGTATATTCATAGCTACTGCCATTTTTCGTATCTGGCAATCTTTTGGTATAGAGCCACCAGATATAGGTGATTGTGTGAAACAGAATGTTCAAGGAGTTGGGATTATTGAGAATGAACCAGAACGAAAAGAAAACGGACAAGTCTTTGTTGTCTCAGTTTTGGATCTTTCGGTAGTGAGTACGTCAAAATATTGTAATACAGAATTTCTCATTCGCTTGAAAACCAAACTTTATCCACGATTTTCTTTTGGAGATAAAGTTTCTTTCAAAGGAAAATTATTACAGCCGACAAATTTTGACAGTGGTTCGGGTCGCATCTTTGATTACAAAAATTATCTGGCAAAAGATGATATTTATTTTGAGATGAAAAGTGCGGTTGTTTCATTGACGAAAATTGTTCAACAAAATAATTCATCTTGGTTTGGAATTCAATCATTTTTTTCTAAACTCTCTTCACAATTATTTTCTCTGAAAAGAAATTTCGTAAATAATTTGAAGAAAACTTTAGGGGAACCACACTCTGCTCTGGCATCTGGTCTGGTGGTGGGGGAGAAGTCTGCTCTGGGGAATGATCTGTTAGATGATTTTAGAAAAGTTGGACTTATACATATCGTTGTACTTTCTGGATACAACATCACTATTGTTGCAGACGCTATGCGTCGCCTACTTTCATTTTTGCCTAGAGTTTGGGGAATATCAGTTGGTGGTATTGGTATCGCTTTGTTTGGAATTTTGGTTGGCGGTGGTGCCACGGTTGTTCGTTCTTGTCTGATGGCGAGTATTGCTCTTTTCGCTGACATTATCCGACGTGATTATAGTGTTATTCATGCGCTCATGTTTGCTGGTCTTCTCATGCTCGTTCAAAATCCGATGATACTTTTGCATGACCCTTCTTTCCAGCTTTCATTTTTGGCAACTCTAGGACTTATCATTCTTGCTGGTCCAATAGAAAAGCGCCTGACATTTATTACGGAGAGATTTGGTATACGAGGTATTGTTGCTTCAACTATAGCTACACAAATATTTGTTTCACCTTACATCTTGTATATGATGGGACAGATTTCAATAATTGGAATGTTGGTCAATATTTTGGTTCTACCTTTTATTCCTGTAACCATGCTTTTTGTTTTTATTACTGGGATTGTAGGAATGTTTTGGTTACCACTGGCTCAAGTTTTTGGTTGGGCAAGTCATCTCTTGCTTTCCTATGAACTTTTTATGGTCAACAATTTCGCCAGATTCCCGTTTGCTTCATTACAAGTTGAAGCATTTTCCTTTTGGTGGGTCGTTGGATTTTATGTGGTGTTTGCGGGGGTTTACTTAAGAAGAAAGATTTTTACCCGCTTTAAACTTTTTAGATCAAGATCAGATTCAAATACATTACTTTTGTTGTTTAAAGAATTTCAGAAGTTACCAAAAAATGTTTTGATTGATAATCCTGATGATAAGATTTTGACTAATTTTAATACGGTTGTTGTATCTCAATTGTTAAATACAAAATTTAAATCGATACATTTTTCTAGAAGGACTTTTAAGCATCTTGCAGAGAAAGATATGGAAGGTAAAAACTTACTTGAAATGATGGTGATAATTTTCAAGAACCCAGATATTATTCTTAAGGGAAAGAATAATCGTTTATTGATTACTAAATTCTTTCCTGATAATGAAGGAGAACCACATGTAATCGTTTTTGAATCTGTAAATGATGAGATAATCATTATCACCTCTTTTGTCACCGATAAAAAATACCTCAAGAACTTTGAGATTCTCTGGAGGACGGGCACCTCATTTTCATGA